From Novipirellula galeiformis, the proteins below share one genomic window:
- the fabF gene encoding beta-ketoacyl-ACP synthase II, which yields MQARSERRIVITGLGVVSPLAVDVPQFWERLTAGESGIHDLTTLDTSQYKVHFGGDIPDFDVTGVVDHREAKRLDRFTQFAVHAAAQAITDAAIDFTALDRHKCGVILGSGIGGLGEIEVQIEKMITKGPDRVSPFTVPKMMLNAAGGNISITHGLKGPNFAVATACASATNAMGEAMRSIQLGETDLVITGGTEAAITRMGLAAFQNMKALSTRNDNPAAASRPFDANRDGFVLGEGAGVLVFEELEHARARGARIYAEIIGYGTTSDAGHITAPDPAGLGAAAAMQAAIDDAGIEPASIDYINAHGTSTPLGDKAETQAIKTVFGEHAYQTSISSTKSSLGHSLGASGGIEAVILCKTIENSLIAPTINYDTPDPACDLDYTPNVAKQRDVHVAMSNSFGFGGHNACVVFRKL from the coding sequence ATGCAAGCCCGGTCGGAACGTCGCATCGTAATTACTGGACTTGGTGTGGTCTCGCCACTCGCAGTGGACGTCCCGCAATTTTGGGAACGGTTAACTGCGGGCGAATCGGGGATCCACGACCTCACCACGCTCGACACTAGCCAATACAAAGTTCACTTTGGTGGTGACATTCCTGATTTTGATGTCACGGGCGTGGTCGATCATCGCGAAGCGAAACGACTCGATCGGTTCACTCAGTTCGCGGTCCACGCCGCTGCGCAAGCGATCACCGACGCAGCGATTGACTTTACTGCCTTGGATCGACACAAATGTGGCGTGATCCTCGGTTCAGGCATCGGCGGCCTCGGCGAAATTGAGGTCCAGATCGAGAAAATGATCACCAAGGGACCTGATCGCGTCAGCCCCTTCACGGTTCCCAAGATGATGTTGAACGCCGCCGGTGGCAACATCTCGATCACTCACGGGCTGAAAGGCCCCAACTTTGCGGTCGCAACCGCTTGCGCCAGTGCGACCAACGCCATGGGCGAAGCGATGCGCAGCATCCAACTCGGCGAAACCGACTTGGTGATCACAGGCGGTACCGAAGCTGCAATCACGCGAATGGGACTGGCCGCATTCCAAAACATGAAGGCGCTCTCGACTCGCAACGACAATCCGGCGGCGGCGAGTCGCCCGTTTGATGCCAATCGCGATGGCTTCGTGCTCGGCGAGGGCGCCGGAGTCTTGGTCTTCGAAGAACTTGAACACGCCCGTGCACGCGGCGCTCGAATCTACGCCGAGATCATTGGCTACGGCACGACCAGCGATGCAGGACACATCACCGCGCCCGATCCCGCCGGGCTGGGCGCCGCCGCTGCCATGCAAGCGGCGATCGACGATGCCGGAATCGAGCCAGCCTCGATTGACTACATCAATGCCCACGGCACCAGCACGCCACTTGGGGATAAGGCGGAAACGCAAGCGATCAAGACGGTCTTTGGCGAGCACGCTTACCAAACCTCGATCAGTAGCACCAAGAGCTCGCTGGGGCATTCGCTCGGAGCCAGTGGCGGAATCGAAGCGGTTATCCTGTGCAAAACCATTGAAAATTCGCTGATCGCGCCGACAATCAATTATGACACGCCCGACCCCGCTTGCGATTTGGACTACACCCCGAACGTTGCGAAGCAACGTGACGTCCACGTTGCAATGAGCAATAGCTTCGGCTTCGGCGGCCATAATGCGTGTGTCGTCTTCCGCAAACTGTAG
- a CDS encoding DUF1501 domain-containing protein, translated as MHFSDDPNRPQSLVRRDFLRQLSAASLAAMASAAPRQCASATEVITHPEPTADACILVWLAGGMAAPDTFDPKRYHAFEKGLPVADMLSTFPAIDTAVDSIKICEGLENIAGVMDRGTLIRSHVQPDLGSILHSRHQYHWHTGYVPPQTVAAPHIGSWMARVLGSRNEVMPAFVNIGQRLEGVGESEELKAFTTAGFFGSEYGPMNLPYPDRAAVSVRPPQGMQAQRFANRNRLFRKLVDHSPQREFLSDYHQESMLRSLDNAYRLLSSKEREAFDITLEPDEISEKYGDTRFGQGCLLARRLVEAGTRFVEVTTEYVPFLHFDTHNDGHTTMARMHREIDQPIAQLILDLEQRQLLDRTLVIVASEFSRDALMEGQPGSDARDQARDKVDVLGEMKHYGLHRHFTGGSSVLMFGGGMKPGFLYGATAPERPLVAVEDPVSISDLHATIMTAMGISPRTGFDIESRPFYVTEDGKGRAVDALFA; from the coding sequence ATGCATTTTTCCGACGATCCGAACCGCCCCCAATCGCTCGTTCGCCGTGATTTCTTGCGTCAACTTTCCGCTGCGTCGCTGGCCGCGATGGCGAGCGCTGCGCCCCGGCAATGCGCTTCGGCAACGGAGGTCATCACACACCCCGAGCCGACGGCCGACGCCTGTATCTTGGTCTGGTTGGCCGGTGGTATGGCGGCCCCAGACACGTTCGATCCTAAACGGTACCACGCATTTGAAAAGGGATTGCCGGTGGCCGACATGCTCAGCACGTTCCCGGCCATTGATACTGCGGTCGACTCGATCAAGATTTGCGAAGGCTTAGAGAACATTGCGGGCGTGATGGATCGAGGCACACTGATTCGCTCGCACGTCCAACCCGACCTCGGCAGCATCCTGCACTCACGCCACCAATACCACTGGCACACCGGTTACGTGCCGCCTCAAACGGTCGCGGCTCCCCACATTGGATCATGGATGGCTCGCGTACTGGGCTCGCGAAACGAGGTGATGCCGGCGTTTGTTAACATTGGACAACGCTTGGAAGGAGTGGGTGAAAGCGAGGAGCTCAAAGCCTTCACCACGGCCGGTTTCTTTGGCAGCGAATACGGGCCGATGAACTTGCCCTATCCCGACCGCGCCGCGGTCTCGGTGCGTCCCCCGCAAGGGATGCAGGCCCAGCGGTTTGCCAACCGCAATCGGTTGTTTCGTAAACTGGTCGACCACAGCCCCCAGCGTGAGTTCCTCAGCGATTACCATCAAGAATCGATGCTGCGCTCCCTGGACAACGCCTATCGGCTGCTCAGCTCGAAAGAACGTGAGGCTTTTGATATTACGCTTGAACCGGATGAGATTTCCGAAAAGTACGGCGACACACGCTTTGGCCAAGGATGTTTACTGGCCCGACGCTTGGTCGAAGCGGGGACGCGATTTGTAGAGGTCACCACCGAGTACGTTCCGTTTCTGCACTTCGACACGCACAATGACGGGCACACGACGATGGCGCGGATGCATCGCGAGATCGATCAACCGATCGCTCAATTGATTCTCGATTTAGAGCAGCGTCAATTGCTCGACCGGACCCTCGTGATCGTGGCATCGGAGTTCAGTCGCGATGCGCTCATGGAAGGGCAACCCGGATCCGACGCCAGAGATCAAGCGCGTGACAAGGTCGATGTGCTCGGCGAAATGAAGCATTACGGATTGCACCGACATTTCACTGGCGGATCGAGTGTGCTGATGTTCGGGGGCGGCATGAAGCCAGGATTCTTGTATGGCGCCACCGCACCGGAGCGTCCTTTGGTCGCGGTGGAAGATCCCGTTTCGATCTCCGATTTGCACGCCACGATCATGACGGCGATGGGCATCAGCCCGCGCACCGGATTTGATATCGAGTCTCGCCCGTTCTATGTCACCGAAGACGGCAAAGGCCGCGCCGTCGACGCCCTATTTGCTTAA
- a CDS encoding DUF1549 domain-containing protein, protein MCQTRSRFRIAAAFLALIIASSGDTTRGQEPVDFVHEIVPILQRNCVICHGGREAEGDFSLNTRSSALDSGMLEPNASSSSELVRLITSQDPAIQMPPPDRPRLTTPETALIRRWIDEGMPWDEDFTFAIQSYEPPLRPRKPELPPSVDGRDHPLDRILDADQAAHGTPRLAPIEDSVFFRRVHLDLIGLLPTPAALATFLEDPSPDKRTRLVDELLSREIDYADHWLTFYNDLLRNDYSGTGFITQGRRQISHWLYTALVENKPFDQLTRELVAPTSDETRGYIDGIKWRGTVSAGQTLEIQFAQSISQSFLGINMKCASCHDSFIDRWTLKDAYGLAAIYAETPLELYRCDKPTGETQQASWLFPELGQIDASAPRQERLAQLAQLLTHPENGRFTRTIVNRLWYRLMGRGIVQPLDAMQSKPWSEDLLDYLAVHLAENQYDVKATLRLIATSAAYQSKTEVTRDESRSEDYVYRGPRARRMTAEQFMDAVWQLTHSAPQKFDAPVKRSIDDSPIRDVTTPTAAWIWGGPDGQTAAANQELLIRKRFRLTSDVDYSGSVVTCDNEFTLYVNGTKASASKDWTTLVSVELAGLLRPGENELLFHVKNAGDAPNPAGLFFAANLALADGSQLSLATDDSWQWNPEIPAAEKSQLTSPSDGWNAVSIVTPVAGWSELIQRAAAATLENITQHPRKRPMVRASLMKNNALMQSLGRPLRDQIVSMRPTTLTTLEAIDLANDASLADSFSQGARHWLTQEWSSTDALVRHLFQYALTRNPTDTEASLFQSALGASPSQAAVEDALWAICMLPEFMLIR, encoded by the coding sequence ATGTGCCAAACACGCTCGCGATTTCGCATTGCCGCCGCGTTTCTAGCGCTGATCATCGCCAGCTCGGGCGACACGACCCGCGGTCAGGAGCCCGTCGATTTCGTTCATGAAATCGTGCCGATCTTGCAGCGGAACTGTGTCATTTGTCACGGCGGACGCGAGGCCGAAGGCGATTTTTCGCTCAATACGCGCAGCTCCGCTCTCGATTCCGGCATGCTCGAGCCGAATGCCTCGTCCAGCTCCGAGCTGGTTCGGTTGATCACATCCCAAGACCCCGCGATCCAAATGCCACCGCCGGATCGGCCTCGTTTGACCACGCCGGAGACGGCGTTGATTCGCCGCTGGATCGATGAGGGGATGCCCTGGGACGAAGACTTTACGTTTGCCATCCAAAGCTACGAACCGCCGCTACGGCCGCGCAAACCGGAGCTCCCCCCCAGCGTCGATGGACGCGACCATCCGCTGGATCGCATTCTCGATGCGGACCAAGCGGCACACGGCACACCACGCCTCGCGCCGATCGAAGACTCCGTCTTCTTTCGCCGCGTCCACTTAGACCTCATCGGTCTGCTCCCCACGCCCGCTGCGCTTGCCACGTTTCTTGAGGATCCCTCACCCGATAAACGGACACGCTTAGTCGATGAACTGCTCTCACGCGAGATTGATTACGCCGATCATTGGTTGACGTTCTACAACGATCTGCTGCGCAATGATTACAGCGGCACCGGGTTTATCACCCAAGGTCGTCGACAAATCAGTCACTGGCTTTACACCGCGTTAGTCGAAAACAAACCCTTCGATCAACTCACTCGCGAATTGGTCGCCCCCACATCGGACGAAACTCGCGGCTACATCGACGGCATCAAATGGCGAGGCACCGTCAGCGCGGGACAGACCCTTGAAATTCAATTCGCGCAAAGCATCTCGCAATCGTTTCTCGGCATCAACATGAAGTGTGCTTCGTGCCACGACAGCTTCATCGATCGTTGGACACTCAAAGACGCCTACGGGCTGGCTGCGATCTACGCCGAAACGCCACTTGAGTTGTATCGCTGTGACAAGCCAACTGGCGAAACACAGCAAGCGTCATGGTTGTTCCCAGAACTCGGACAAATCGATGCATCAGCCCCGCGTCAAGAAAGACTTGCCCAACTCGCCCAATTGCTTACGCATCCCGAGAACGGCCGGTTCACTCGCACGATTGTCAATCGGCTGTGGTACCGTTTGATGGGCCGGGGGATTGTTCAGCCGTTGGACGCGATGCAATCCAAACCATGGAGCGAGGACCTGCTGGATTACCTCGCCGTTCATCTTGCTGAAAACCAGTACGATGTGAAAGCGACTTTGCGTTTGATCGCCACTTCGGCAGCCTACCAATCGAAAACCGAAGTCACGCGTGACGAGTCTCGCAGTGAAGACTATGTTTACCGCGGACCACGGGCGCGCCGCATGACTGCCGAGCAATTCATGGACGCCGTGTGGCAATTGACCCACAGCGCGCCACAAAAGTTTGACGCCCCTGTCAAACGCAGCATTGATGACTCACCGATCCGCGATGTCACCACGCCCACCGCCGCCTGGATTTGGGGTGGTCCCGATGGGCAAACCGCTGCGGCAAACCAAGAACTCCTGATTCGTAAACGCTTTCGATTAACCAGCGATGTGGACTACAGCGGCTCCGTTGTGACGTGCGACAACGAATTCACGCTCTACGTCAATGGAACCAAGGCGAGTGCGTCGAAGGACTGGACGACGCTGGTGTCGGTGGAACTTGCCGGTTTATTGCGACCGGGCGAAAACGAGCTGTTATTTCATGTCAAAAACGCGGGGGACGCCCCCAACCCCGCGGGCTTATTTTTCGCCGCCAATCTCGCTCTTGCCGATGGCAGCCAACTCTCTTTGGCAACGGATGATTCATGGCAATGGAATCCGGAAATTCCGGCCGCCGAAAAATCGCAGCTCACTTCGCCCAGCGACGGATGGAACGCCGTCTCGATCGTGACGCCCGTCGCCGGCTGGAGCGAATTGATCCAGCGTGCCGCTGCGGCAACGCTGGAAAACATCACGCAGCACCCCCGCAAACGACCGATGGTGCGAGCGTCGTTGATGAAGAATAACGCTTTGATGCAATCGCTCGGCCGTCCCCTTCGCGACCAAATTGTCTCGATGCGTCCGACGACGCTCACCACACTCGAGGCGATTGATCTAGCGAATGACGCCTCGCTCGCAGACTCGTTTTCCCAAGGCGCTCGGCACTGGTTAACGCAAGAGTGGTCCTCGACCGACGCCTTGGTACGTCATTTGTTTCAGTACGCCCTGACGCGTAACCCCACCGACACGGAAGCCAGCCTGTTCCAAAGCGCACTCGGTGCTTCTCCTAGCCAAGCAGCGGTCGAAGATGCGTTGTGGGCGATTTGCATGCTGCCCGAGTTCATGTTGATTCGCTAA
- a CDS encoding class II 3-deoxy-7-phosphoheptulonate synthase yields the protein MSDWEPTSWKSKPTLQQPTYGDSAAFDEVVQRLGERPPLVTGWEVERLKTQLALAANGDAFLLQGGDCSESFDACRADPIEKKLKVLLQMSLVLVYGLKKPIIRVGRIAGQYAKPRSNDLEIRDGVSLPSYRGDCVNRSPFTSEDRQPRPENLLTAYDRSAQTLNYLRALTEGGFADLKHPENWELDFVTLSSRSDEYHQMVRGIGDSLNFLDVLGGVTRAELSRVDFYTSHEALLLAYEASLTRRAIGRSGWYNLGTHFPWIGDRTRAIDGAHIEYCRGIKNPIGVKVGPSMTPDGLRELLEVLNPDREAGRMTLICRFGASQIQSSLPPLIAAVQSSKQPVLWSVDPMHGNTITTAEGIKTRHFDQILDEVRDSFAIHAQHGTVVGGIHLELTGNNVTECIGGAGGLSSTDLATAYESNVDPRLNYEQAMEIAFQIAGQARGS from the coding sequence ATGAGCGACTGGGAGCCCACTTCTTGGAAATCCAAACCGACGTTACAGCAGCCGACGTACGGAGATTCTGCGGCGTTTGACGAGGTCGTTCAGCGTTTAGGGGAGCGTCCACCCCTGGTCACCGGGTGGGAGGTCGAGCGATTGAAGACTCAGCTCGCGCTGGCGGCCAATGGGGATGCGTTTTTGTTGCAGGGCGGAGACTGTAGCGAGAGTTTCGATGCATGTCGTGCCGACCCCATTGAAAAGAAGTTGAAGGTCCTGCTTCAGATGAGTTTGGTGTTGGTGTATGGGTTGAAAAAGCCGATCATTCGGGTGGGGCGGATCGCGGGCCAATATGCCAAACCTCGCTCTAATGATCTCGAAATACGTGATGGGGTCTCGTTGCCGTCGTACCGAGGTGATTGTGTCAATCGCAGTCCCTTCACTAGCGAAGATCGCCAACCGCGCCCTGAGAATTTGCTCACTGCGTATGATCGATCGGCTCAAACGTTGAACTATCTCCGCGCGTTGACCGAAGGTGGCTTCGCTGACTTGAAGCATCCCGAAAACTGGGAGCTCGATTTTGTTACGTTGTCCTCTCGTTCGGACGAGTATCATCAAATGGTGCGAGGGATTGGGGACTCGTTGAATTTCTTGGATGTGCTCGGCGGCGTGACACGGGCCGAGTTGTCTCGGGTCGATTTTTACACATCGCACGAAGCGTTGTTGCTCGCCTACGAAGCATCATTGACGCGGCGTGCGATTGGCCGCAGCGGTTGGTACAACCTCGGCACCCACTTTCCCTGGATCGGCGATCGCACTCGGGCTATCGACGGAGCGCACATCGAATATTGTCGGGGCATTAAGAATCCGATTGGTGTCAAAGTTGGACCGAGCATGACGCCCGACGGTTTGCGGGAGTTGCTCGAGGTGCTCAATCCTGATCGCGAAGCGGGGCGGATGACCTTGATCTGTCGCTTCGGAGCGAGCCAAATCCAGTCCTCGCTGCCACCGTTGATCGCGGCGGTGCAATCGTCAAAGCAGCCGGTGTTGTGGTCCGTTGATCCGATGCATGGCAACACGATCACCACGGCCGAGGGAATCAAGACACGCCACTTTGATCAAATTTTGGACGAGGTGCGCGACTCATTCGCCATTCATGCTCAACACGGCACGGTCGTCGGCGGGATTCATTTAGAGTTGACCGGCAACAACGTCACCGAGTGCATCGGCGGGGCTGGAGGGCTAAGTTCCACCGATCTAGCGACCGCGTACGAGAGCAACGTGGATCCTCGGCTGAACTACGAGCAAGCGATGGAGATCGCGTTTCAGATCGCGGGTCAGGCGAGAGGATCGTGA
- a CDS encoding sulfatase — protein MLSSSAIIADESRPNVLLVCVDDLRPELRCFGAEYIHSPNIDRLASQGRRFARHYVQSPTCGASRYALLTGTYGGSSNNALFERAKSLLENPGRISPSMPAWFRQNGYTTVSVGKVSHHPGGRGGDRWDKSSVLELPDSWDRHLLTPGPWQDPRGWMHGLANGEIRNDETREDGTISMHVMQSTEGPDSIYPDGVSIDEALRQMDLVTAEKEKPFFLAVGILRPHLPFGAPAKYLQHYADTEMPPTAHPQKPKGKTTWHKSGEFYKYDRGGRDPNTDAEYAIEVRKHYAACVSYADAQVGKLMDRLRTTGADKNTIVVLWGDHGWHLGEHAIWGKHALFEESLHSPLIISYPEIAQGGEPTNAMVETLDIFPTLCELTGLPTPDFVDGVSLKPILDDPKSAGHPAFSYFRSAKTIRTETHRLIRHKNGHVELYDHGSAAKETENIASENSLLVETLSNQLDARLD, from the coding sequence TTGCTCTCGTCGTCCGCCATTATCGCAGACGAGTCACGACCTAACGTTCTGCTCGTTTGCGTTGATGATTTGAGGCCGGAGCTTCGTTGTTTTGGCGCGGAGTACATTCATTCTCCTAACATTGATCGGCTTGCATCGCAGGGAAGAAGGTTTGCTCGTCATTATGTTCAATCGCCAACATGCGGCGCGTCTCGATATGCGTTACTGACCGGGACGTACGGCGGTTCAAGCAATAACGCATTGTTCGAACGCGCGAAGAGTTTGCTCGAGAATCCTGGCCGTATCTCGCCTAGCATGCCAGCGTGGTTTCGACAAAATGGCTACACCACGGTGTCGGTTGGAAAAGTTTCTCACCATCCAGGCGGACGAGGTGGCGATCGATGGGACAAGTCTTCTGTTCTAGAGTTACCCGATTCATGGGACAGGCATCTATTGACGCCAGGCCCCTGGCAAGATCCACGGGGTTGGATGCATGGTTTGGCCAACGGCGAAATTCGCAATGACGAGACGAGAGAAGACGGAACCATCTCGATGCATGTGATGCAGTCGACTGAAGGTCCTGACTCGATTTATCCCGACGGAGTTTCAATTGATGAAGCTCTTCGTCAGATGGATTTAGTAACCGCAGAAAAAGAGAAGCCATTCTTTTTAGCCGTTGGGATACTTCGTCCACATCTTCCTTTCGGTGCACCGGCTAAGTATCTGCAACACTATGCCGATACCGAGATGCCGCCCACCGCCCATCCCCAAAAACCGAAGGGCAAAACAACTTGGCATAAGTCGGGTGAGTTTTACAAGTACGATCGTGGCGGTAGAGATCCCAACACGGATGCTGAATACGCGATCGAAGTTCGCAAGCACTATGCCGCGTGTGTTAGTTACGCTGACGCACAGGTGGGTAAATTGATGGATCGACTTCGGACAACGGGCGCGGACAAGAACACAATCGTTGTTTTGTGGGGTGACCATGGTTGGCATCTGGGAGAACACGCCATTTGGGGCAAGCACGCTTTGTTCGAGGAGTCATTGCATTCGCCTTTGATCATTTCCTATCCCGAAATTGCGCAGGGCGGCGAGCCAACAAATGCGATGGTTGAAACGCTCGATATCTTTCCGACCTTGTGTGAGTTGACGGGGTTGCCAACGCCCGATTTCGTCGACGGCGTTTCCCTCAAGCCGATCCTGGACGACCCAAAGTCCGCGGGGCATCCGGCATTTTCATATTTTAGGTCGGCAAAAACGATACGCACAGAAACTCACCGCTTGATACGTCACAAGAATGGTCATGTTGAACTTTACGACCACGGTTCAGCGGCCAAAGAGACCGAGAATATTGCCAGCGAAAATTCACTTCTTGTGGAAACGCTTTCTAACCAGTTGGATGCTCGGCTGGATTAA
- a CDS encoding acyl carrier protein, whose translation MASVEERVVDIVAEQLGVDKDKITRETSFVNDLGADSLDTVELVMELEEEFDISIPDEAAEKIQKVGEAVDFIENAKGDDA comes from the coding sequence ATGGCTAGCGTCGAAGAACGCGTTGTCGATATCGTTGCTGAACAACTTGGCGTCGACAAAGACAAGATTACTCGAGAAACTTCCTTCGTGAACGATCTCGGTGCTGATTCACTGGACACCGTGGAACTTGTGATGGAACTCGAAGAAGAGTTCGACATTAGTATTCCCGACGAAGCCGCTGAGAAAATCCAAAAGGTGGGTGAGGCAGTCGACTTTATCGAGAACGCCAAAGGTGATGACGCCTAA